A genomic region of Mycobacterium sp. Aquia_213 contains the following coding sequences:
- a CDS encoding steroid 3-ketoacyl-CoA thiolase, whose product MGNPVIVEATRSPIGKRNGWLSGLHATELLGATQKALVEKAGIDAGEVEQIIGGCVTQFGEQSNNITRVSWLVAGLPDHVGAATVDCQCGSSQQANGLIAGLIAAGAIDVGIACGIEAMSRVGLGANAGPDRGILRPASWDIDLPDQFTAAERIAKRRGITREDIDQFGFDSQRKAKLAWAEGRFDREISGIEAPVLDEQKQPTSDRHVVTRDQGLRETTLEGLASLKPVLEGGIHTAGTSSQISDGAAAVLWMDEDKAKALGLKPRARIISQALVGAEPYYHLDGPVQSTAKVLEKAGMKMGDIDITEINEAFASVVLSWARVHNPDMDKVNVNGGAIALGHPVGSTGSRLITTALHELERTDQTTALITMCAGGALSTGTIIERI is encoded by the coding sequence ATGGGTAACCCTGTCATCGTTGAAGCCACTCGTAGCCCCATCGGCAAGCGGAATGGCTGGCTATCTGGTCTGCACGCCACCGAGTTGCTGGGGGCCACGCAGAAGGCGCTCGTCGAGAAGGCCGGTATTGACGCCGGCGAAGTCGAGCAGATCATCGGCGGCTGCGTCACGCAGTTCGGCGAGCAGTCCAACAACATCACCCGGGTGAGCTGGCTCGTCGCCGGGCTGCCGGACCACGTGGGCGCCGCGACCGTGGACTGCCAGTGCGGCAGCAGCCAGCAGGCCAACGGCCTGATCGCGGGCCTGATCGCGGCGGGTGCCATCGACGTCGGCATCGCGTGCGGTATCGAGGCGATGAGCCGCGTCGGGCTGGGCGCCAACGCCGGCCCCGATCGCGGGATCCTGCGGCCGGCGTCGTGGGACATCGACCTGCCCGACCAATTCACCGCCGCCGAGCGGATCGCCAAACGCCGCGGCATCACCCGCGAGGACATCGACCAGTTCGGCTTCGACTCGCAGCGAAAGGCCAAGCTGGCGTGGGCCGAGGGCCGGTTCGACCGCGAGATCAGTGGCATCGAGGCGCCCGTGCTCGACGAGCAGAAGCAGCCGACGAGCGACCGTCATGTCGTCACCCGCGACCAGGGCCTGCGCGAGACCACGCTGGAGGGCCTTGCCTCGCTGAAGCCGGTGCTGGAGGGTGGGATCCACACGGCGGGTACGTCGTCGCAGATCTCCGACGGTGCGGCGGCCGTGCTGTGGATGGACGAGGACAAGGCCAAGGCACTGGGGCTGAAGCCGCGGGCCCGCATCATCAGCCAGGCACTGGTCGGCGCCGAGCCGTACTACCACCTCGACGGTCCGGTTCAATCGACCGCCAAGGTGCTGGAGAAGGCCGGTATGAAGATGGGCGACATCGACATCACCGAGATCAACGAGGCGTTCGCGTCGGTCGTGCTGTCCTGGGCGCGGGTGCACAACCCCGACATGGACAAGGTGAACGTCAACGGCGGCGCGATCGCGTTGGGCCACCCGGTGGGCAGCACCGGCAGCCGGCTGATCACCACCGCGTTGCACGAGCTGGAGCGCACGGATCAAACCACCGCGCTGATCACGATGTGCGCGGGCGGCGCGCTGTCCACCGGCACCATCATCGAGCGCATCTAG
- the echA20 gene encoding (7aS)-7a-methyl-1,5-dioxo-2,3,5,6,7,7a-hexahydro-1H-indene-carboxyl-CoA hydrolase has translation MTITSTSTEPGIVAVTVDYPPVNAIPSQGWFELGDAITAAGANPETHAVILRAEGRGFNAGVDIKEMQRTEGFTALIDANRGCFHAFRAVYECAVPVIAAVNGFCVGGGIGLVGNADVIVASDDATFGLPEVERGALGAATHLSRLVPQHMMRRLFFTAATVDAATLHHFGSVHEVVSRDELDEAALRVARDIAAKDTRVIRAAKEALNLIDVQRVNSSYRMEQGFTFELNLAGVSDEHRDAFAGTTKGKDA, from the coding sequence TTGACCATTACATCCACCAGCACAGAACCGGGCATAGTCGCGGTCACCGTTGACTACCCGCCCGTCAACGCCATCCCATCGCAAGGCTGGTTCGAACTCGGCGACGCGATCACGGCCGCCGGGGCCAACCCCGAGACCCACGCCGTGATCCTGCGCGCCGAAGGACGCGGATTCAACGCCGGCGTCGACATCAAGGAGATGCAGCGCACCGAGGGCTTCACCGCCCTCATCGACGCCAACCGCGGCTGCTTCCACGCGTTCCGGGCGGTCTACGAGTGCGCCGTCCCGGTGATCGCGGCCGTGAACGGATTCTGCGTGGGCGGCGGCATCGGCCTGGTCGGCAACGCCGACGTCATCGTGGCCTCCGACGATGCCACCTTCGGGCTGCCCGAAGTGGAACGCGGCGCGTTGGGCGCTGCCACGCACTTGTCGCGACTGGTCCCGCAGCACATGATGCGGCGGTTGTTCTTCACCGCGGCCACCGTGGACGCCGCGACCCTGCATCACTTCGGCTCGGTGCACGAGGTGGTTTCCCGCGACGAACTCGACGAGGCCGCCCTGCGGGTGGCCCGCGACATCGCCGCCAAAGACACCCGTGTTATCCGCGCGGCCAAGGAGGCGCTGAACTTGATCGACGTGCAGCGAGTTAACTCGAGTTATCGTATGGAACAAGGCTTTACGTTCGAGCTCAACCTCGCCGGGGTGTCCGACGAGCACCGCGACGCGTTCGCCGGTACGACGAAGGGCAAGGACGCGTGA
- a CDS encoding SDR family oxidoreductase, giving the protein MGIVDGRVVIVTGAGGGIGRAHALAFAAEGARVVVNDIGVGLDGSPAGGGSAAQSVVDEITAAGGEAVANGSNIADWNQAAALIQTAVDTFGGLDVLVNNAGIVRDRMIANTSEEEFDAVTAVHLKGHFATIRHAGSYWRGLSKEGKAVDARIINTSSGAGLQGSVGQGNYSAAKAGIAGLTLVAAAEMGRYGVTVNAIAPSARTRMTETVFAEMMSTQDQAFDAMAPENVSPIVVWLGSVESRDVTGKVFEVEGGKIRIAEGWAHGPQIDKGDRWDPAELGPVVADLLAKSRPPVPVYGA; this is encoded by the coding sequence ATGGGAATAGTCGACGGCCGTGTCGTCATCGTCACCGGAGCTGGCGGCGGGATCGGTCGCGCGCATGCGCTGGCCTTCGCGGCCGAAGGCGCACGCGTCGTCGTCAACGACATCGGCGTGGGTCTGGACGGATCACCCGCGGGCGGCGGCAGTGCCGCCCAGTCGGTGGTCGACGAGATCACCGCTGCCGGTGGCGAAGCCGTCGCCAACGGATCCAATATCGCGGACTGGAACCAAGCGGCTGCCCTGATCCAGACCGCGGTCGACACATTCGGCGGACTGGACGTCCTGGTGAACAACGCCGGCATCGTGCGCGATCGGATGATCGCGAACACCAGCGAGGAAGAGTTCGACGCCGTCACCGCCGTGCACCTCAAGGGGCATTTCGCCACGATTCGCCATGCCGGGTCGTACTGGCGCGGGTTGTCCAAAGAGGGCAAAGCCGTTGACGCACGGATCATTAACACCAGTTCCGGCGCGGGGCTGCAGGGCAGCGTCGGGCAGGGCAACTACAGCGCCGCCAAGGCGGGCATCGCGGGGTTGACGCTTGTCGCGGCGGCCGAAATGGGCCGCTACGGCGTCACGGTCAACGCGATCGCGCCGTCCGCCCGGACCCGGATGACCGAGACCGTCTTCGCGGAGATGATGTCCACGCAGGACCAGGCTTTCGACGCGATGGCGCCGGAAAACGTTTCGCCCATTGTCGTTTGGCTGGGCAGCGTCGAATCTCGCGACGTCACCGGGAAGGTCTTCGAGGTCGAGGGCGGCAAGATCCGCATCGCCGAAGGCTGGGCGCACGGCCCGCAGATCGACAAGGGCGACCGGTGGGATCCCGCCGAGCTGGGGCCCGTCGTCGCCGACCTGCTGGCCAAGTCGCGGCCGCCCGTCCCGGTCTACGGGGCGTAG
- a CDS encoding nitroreductase family deazaflavin-dependent oxidoreductase, translating to MEKPKSLNSPVVGFFIKWMAKGNTWIYRLSNGKLGGTFQKAPVALLTTTGRKTGEPRVSPLLYLREGNRVILVASRGGSDKHPMWYLNLKANPQVSVQIKDEVLQLQARDATEAERQEYWPKLDTMYPSFGDYRSWTERVIPIVICDPA from the coding sequence ATGGAAAAACCAAAATCGCTCAATTCACCGGTGGTCGGCTTCTTCATCAAATGGATGGCCAAGGGCAACACCTGGATCTACCGCCTCAGCAACGGAAAGCTCGGCGGCACTTTCCAGAAGGCTCCGGTTGCGCTGCTGACCACCACCGGCCGTAAGACCGGCGAACCTCGAGTGAGCCCGCTGCTCTACCTGCGCGAGGGCAACCGCGTCATTCTGGTCGCCTCCAGGGGCGGCAGCGACAAGCACCCGATGTGGTACCTCAACCTCAAGGCGAATCCCCAAGTGTCCGTGCAGATTAAGGACGAGGTGTTGCAGCTACAGGCGCGCGACGCCACCGAGGCGGAGCGCCAAGAATACTGGCCGAAGCTGGACACCATGTACCCGTCGTTCGGCGACTACCGGTCGTGGACGGAACGGGTGATCCCGATCGTCATCTGCGACCCGGCTTAG
- a CDS encoding SDR family oxidoreductase translates to MTRAEAGPLSAGAINFGLAGRVVLVTGGVRGVGAGISAVFAEQGATVITCARRAVDGLPYEFHPCDIRDEEAVQALIDTIVERHGRLDVVVNNAGGSPYVLTAESSPKFNRKIIELNLIGALLVSQFANEKMQAQPGGGSIVNICSLSGRRPSPGTGAYGAAKAGLESLTQTLAVEWGPKVRVNACVVGMVETEQAELFYGDAESIAAISKNVPLGRMAKPEDVGWATAFLASDAASYISGASLEVHGGGEPPHYLATTNASAIK, encoded by the coding sequence GTGACTCGCGCCGAAGCAGGCCCCCTTTCTGCGGGAGCCATCAATTTCGGATTGGCCGGGCGGGTGGTTCTGGTGACGGGCGGAGTCCGTGGAGTGGGTGCCGGAATCAGTGCGGTATTCGCCGAACAGGGCGCGACCGTGATCACCTGCGCGCGCCGCGCCGTCGACGGGCTGCCGTACGAGTTCCATCCGTGCGACATCCGCGACGAGGAAGCGGTGCAGGCATTGATCGACACGATCGTCGAGCGTCATGGTCGGCTCGACGTCGTCGTCAACAACGCCGGCGGATCGCCCTACGTGCTGACCGCGGAGTCCAGCCCCAAATTCAACCGCAAGATCATCGAGCTCAATCTCATTGGCGCGCTGCTAGTTTCGCAGTTCGCCAACGAGAAGATGCAGGCGCAACCGGGCGGCGGGTCGATCGTCAACATCTGCAGTCTGAGTGGCCGGCGGCCGTCCCCGGGCACCGGCGCGTACGGGGCGGCGAAGGCCGGCCTGGAAAGTCTCACTCAGACGCTGGCGGTGGAATGGGGACCCAAGGTCCGGGTGAACGCCTGCGTGGTCGGCATGGTCGAAACCGAACAGGCCGAGCTGTTCTACGGCGACGCCGAGTCGATCGCCGCGATCTCCAAGAATGTGCCACTGGGCCGGATGGCCAAGCCCGAGGACGTCGGTTGGGCCACAGCATTTTTGGCGTCCGACGCGGCGTCCTATATCAGCGGCGCCTCGCTGGAGGTGCACGGCGGTGGCGAGCCGCCGCACTATCTGGCCACAACGAACGCCAGCGCGATCAAGTAG
- a CDS encoding cytochrome P450 — MAPPNIPSDFDFLDPDVNLAGLPVDELAQLRKAEPIHWVDIPGGSGGFEDNGYWIVTKHADVKEVSRRSDVFSSWQNGAIPTWPPEMKREQVELQRSVMLNMDAPHHTRLRKIISRGFTPRAIGRLEAELAQRAENIAKTAASEGTGDFVEQVSCELPLQAIAGLLGVPQEDRDKLFRWSNEMTGGTDPEYATVDPAQSSMELIMYAMAMAAERNENPTDDIVTTLIQADIEGEKLSDDEFGFFVVMLAVAGNETTRNSITHGMIAFANNPDQWELFKKERPVTTADEIIRWATPVSAFQRTANEDIELGGVLIKAGQRAVMSYRSANFDEEVFEDPHSFNILRDPNPHVGFGGTGAHYCIGANLARMTINLIFNAVADHMPDIKSVGEPERLRSGWLNGIKHWQVDYTGKSAVTS; from the coding sequence ATGGCACCCCCCAACATTCCTTCCGACTTCGACTTCCTCGACCCGGACGTCAACCTCGCCGGGTTGCCCGTCGACGAGCTTGCCCAGCTGCGCAAGGCGGAGCCGATCCACTGGGTCGATATCCCGGGCGGTTCGGGCGGCTTCGAGGACAACGGCTACTGGATCGTCACCAAGCATGCCGACGTCAAGGAGGTGTCACGCCGCAGCGACGTCTTCTCGAGCTGGCAGAACGGCGCCATCCCGACCTGGCCGCCGGAGATGAAGCGGGAGCAGGTCGAACTGCAGCGCAGCGTGATGCTCAACATGGACGCCCCCCACCACACCCGGCTGCGCAAGATCATCTCGCGCGGGTTCACGCCGCGGGCCATCGGCCGGCTGGAAGCCGAACTGGCCCAGCGCGCCGAGAACATCGCCAAGACCGCGGCCTCCGAGGGCACCGGCGACTTCGTCGAACAGGTCTCGTGCGAGCTGCCGCTGCAAGCCATCGCGGGACTGCTCGGTGTTCCCCAGGAGGACCGCGACAAGCTCTTCCGCTGGTCCAACGAGATGACCGGTGGCACCGACCCCGAGTACGCCACGGTCGACCCCGCGCAGTCGTCGATGGAACTGATCATGTACGCGATGGCGATGGCGGCCGAGCGGAACGAGAACCCCACCGACGACATCGTCACCACCCTCATCCAGGCCGACATCGAGGGTGAGAAGCTCTCCGACGACGAGTTCGGCTTCTTCGTGGTGATGCTCGCGGTGGCGGGCAACGAGACCACCCGCAACTCGATCACCCACGGCATGATCGCGTTCGCGAACAACCCCGATCAGTGGGAGCTCTTCAAGAAGGAGCGCCCGGTCACCACGGCCGACGAGATCATCCGCTGGGCCACTCCGGTGTCGGCGTTCCAGCGCACCGCCAACGAGGACATCGAGTTGGGCGGGGTACTGATCAAGGCTGGGCAGCGGGCGGTGATGTCCTACCGGTCGGCCAACTTCGACGAAGAGGTATTCGAAGACCCGCACTCCTTCAACATCTTGCGCGACCCGAATCCCCATGTCGGCTTCGGTGGCACCGGCGCGCACTACTGCATCGGCGCGAACCTGGCCCGCATGACAATCAACCTGATCTTCAACGCGGTTGCCGATCACATGCCGGACATCAAGTCCGTCGGCGAGCCCGAGCGGCTACGGTCAGGGTGGCTCAACGGCATCAAACACTGGCAAGTCGACTACACCGGAAAGAGCGCGGTTACTTCCTGA
- a CDS encoding acyl-CoA dehydrogenase family protein has product MDFDLTATQQAVADVATSVLEKDLGWDALVSGGVTVLPVPERLGGDGVGLPEVATVLTEVGRRGAITPALATLGFGVLPLVDLASDEQQDRFLAGLVKGAKGGVLTAALNEPGSALPDRPTTTFADGRLSGTKVGVAYAEQADWIVVTADNAVVVVSPKAEGVELVRTPTSNGSEECAVTFAAVAVPDADVLAGATARRVNELALAAIGAFTDGLVAGALRLTADYVAGRKQFGKPLSTFQTVAAQLAEVYIASRTIGLAAKSVVWRLSEGRDADDDLDVLGYWITSQAPRVMQICHHLHGGMGMDITYPMHRYYSTIKDLARLLGGSSHRLDLVGAQCS; this is encoded by the coding sequence ATGGATTTCGATCTCACTGCAACGCAGCAGGCTGTCGCCGATGTGGCTACGTCGGTACTCGAAAAAGATTTGGGCTGGGACGCTTTAGTCAGCGGGGGCGTGACGGTACTACCGGTGCCCGAACGCCTCGGCGGCGACGGCGTCGGCCTGCCCGAGGTCGCCACGGTGCTGACCGAAGTGGGCCGCCGCGGCGCCATCACGCCGGCCCTGGCCACGCTGGGGTTCGGCGTGCTGCCGCTGGTGGATCTGGCTTCCGATGAACAACAGGACCGGTTTCTGGCCGGCTTGGTAAAAGGGGCCAAGGGTGGGGTGCTGACCGCGGCGCTCAACGAACCCGGCTCGGCGCTGCCCGACCGCCCCACCACCACCTTCGCCGACGGGCGGTTGTCGGGCACCAAAGTCGGTGTCGCCTATGCCGAACAAGCGGATTGGATCGTCGTGACGGCGGACAACGCGGTCGTCGTGGTGTCGCCGAAGGCCGAGGGTGTGGAGCTGGTTCGCACCCCGACGTCGAATGGTTCCGAGGAGTGCGCGGTGACGTTCGCCGCGGTCGCGGTCCCCGACGCCGACGTGCTGGCCGGCGCCACCGCGCGCCGCGTCAATGAGCTGGCGTTGGCGGCGATCGGCGCCTTCACCGACGGGCTGGTGGCCGGGGCGCTGCGGCTGACCGCGGACTACGTGGCCGGGCGCAAGCAGTTCGGCAAGCCGCTGTCGACCTTTCAAACCGTCGCCGCGCAGTTGGCCGAGGTCTACATCGCTTCGCGCACCATCGGTTTGGCGGCGAAGTCGGTGGTCTGGCGTCTGTCTGAAGGCCGGGACGCCGACGACGACTTGGACGTGCTCGGTTACTGGATCACGTCACAGGCCCCGCGGGTGATGCAGATCTGCCATCATCTGCACGGCGGCATGGGCATGGACATCACCTACCCGATGCACCGCTACTACTCCACGATCAAGGACCTGGCCCGGCTGCTGGGTGGGTCCTCTCATCGTCTCGACCTGGTGGGAGCGCAATGTTCATAG